A genomic window from Sebastes fasciatus isolate fSebFas1 chromosome 7, fSebFas1.pri, whole genome shotgun sequence includes:
- the serpini1 gene encoding neuroserpin gives MLILDVFSPLLLLLSILLPRYGCWAADIPEDTTSEFSVRLYHQLQAAGDQDNIIFSPLSVAVALGMVELGARGPSLEEIRQAVGFSHLLPGVEFSLLQNLTAALSDDDTHYVIRFANSLFLQEGVTFNPEFLHLMRKYFRADVETVDFSESAAVADQINSWVENHTESKIRELLSAEDFSSVTRLILVNAVYFRGSWKNQFRPENTRTFSFSRDDGSEVQTLMMYQQGDFYYGEFSDGSQEAGGVYQVLEMPYEGEDMSMMIVLPRQEVPLASLEPIIKAQLLEEWANNVKRQKVEVYLPRFKVEQKIDLRSTLQELGIKNIFTNDADLSAMTDGKDLYIGKAVQKAYLDVTEEGAEGAVGSGMIALTRTLVLYPQVMADHPFFFVIRNRKTGSILFMGRVMTPEVIEPNDHDFDSM, from the exons ATGTTGATCCTGGACGTTTTCTcaccgctcctcctcctcctctccatcctgttgCCGCGCTACGGTTGCTGGGCGGCGGACATTCCGGAGGACACAACATCAGAGTTCTCGGTCAGACTGTACCACCAGCTGCAGGCGGCGGGGGATCAGGATAACATCATCTTCTCCCCGCTGAGTGTGGCTGTGGCCCTTGGCATGGTGGAGCTGGGAGCCAGGGGGCCGTCACTGGAGGAGATAAGACAGGCTGTAGGATTCAGCCACCTGCTGCCAG GCGTGGAGTTCTCTTTGCTCCAGAACCTGACGGCGGCGCTGTCGGACGATGATACTCACTACGTGATCCGATTCGCCAACAGCCTTTTCCTGCAGGAAGGCGTCACCTTTAACCCTGAGTTCCTGCACCTGATGAGGAAGTACTTCCGGGCTGACGTGGAAACGGTAGACTTCAGCGAATCGGCAGCCGTGGCCGACCAGATCAACAGCTGGGTGGAGAATCATACTGAGA GTAAGATCCGCGAGCTGCTATCAGCCGAGGACTTCAGCAGCGTGACCCGCCTGATCCTGGTGAACGCCGTCTACTTCAGAGGCTCCTGGAAAAACCAGTTCAGACCAGAGAACACCAGAACCTTCTCCTTCAGCAGAGACGACGGCTCTGAAGTCCAGACGCTCATGATGTACCAACAGGGAGACTTCTACTATG GTGAGTTCAGCGACGGCTCACAGGAAGCCGGCGGTGTGTACCAGGTGTTGGAGATGCCCTACGAGGGGGAGGACATGTCCATGATGATCGTTCTGCCTCGGCAGGAGGTGCCACTGGCTTCCCTGGAGCCCATCATCAAAGcccagctgctggaggagtgGGCGAACAATGTCAAACGGCAGAAGGTGGAGGTCTACCTACCCAG GTTCAAAGTGGAGCAGAAGATCGACCTGAGGAGCACTCTGCAGGAACTAGGAATAAAGAACATCTTCACCAACGATGCTGATCTCTCCGCCATGACAG ATGGTAAGGACCTGTATATCGGGAAGGCCGTGCAGAAAGCGTACCTGGATGTGACTGAGGAGGGGGCAGAGGGAGCCGTTGGGTCAG gaatGATCGCCCTGACCAGGACTCTGGTGCTGTACCCGCAGGTCATGGCCGATCACCCGTTCTTCTTCGTCATTAGAAACCGGAAGACAG GGTCCATCCTCTTCATGGGCAGGGTCATGACCCCTGAAGTCATCGAGCCCAACGACCACGACTTTGACTCCATGTAA